One window of the Lujinxingia sediminis genome contains the following:
- a CDS encoding helix-turn-helix domain-containing protein encodes MIRNESDYQKALTRQAEEKKRLEEHRARLEGMGLNDEELKRALDPLRSFHLQLEEEVRSYERLKRGDLGELSNLHGLGSMLIALRIARGLTQRELARRLEVHESQVSRDERNEYHGITVDRASRVLDAMGVELRSFFERPILPEASGGEGAESQVAGA; translated from the coding sequence ATGATTCGCAATGAGTCTGACTATCAAAAAGCGCTCACTCGCCAGGCAGAAGAGAAGAAGCGCCTCGAAGAGCACCGTGCTCGTCTCGAAGGGATGGGCCTCAACGACGAGGAGCTCAAACGCGCGCTCGACCCGCTGCGCTCCTTTCATCTGCAGTTGGAGGAGGAGGTGCGGAGCTACGAGCGCCTGAAGCGCGGCGACCTCGGTGAGCTTTCCAATCTGCACGGGCTGGGTTCCATGCTAATCGCGCTGCGCATCGCGCGGGGCCTCACCCAACGTGAGCTCGCCAGACGTCTTGAGGTGCACGAGTCGCAGGTCTCGCGCGATGAGCGAAACGAGTACCACGGCATTACCGTGGATCGGGCGAGTCGTGTGTTGGATGCGATGGGGGTGGAGCTGCGGAGTTTTTTTGAGCGTCCGATTCTACCGGAGGCGTCGGGTGGGGAGGGGGCGGAGTCGCAGGTGGCCGGGGCCTGA